AGCTGTAGATGTCGTCATTGCCGGTTCCTCCTGGACGGTTAGAGGCGATAAAGCCTTTACCTTTGAGATCCATGTTATAAGCAAAGTCATCCTGAGGTGAGTTCACCGGATACCCCAGGTTAACCGGATTGGCTAACCCGGCTGCATTTTGTCTGGCTTTATAGATATCGAGTCCGCCCATACCGATGAGTCCGTCACTGCTGAAATAGAAATTACCATCGGCAGCAGGGAAGGGGTTTCTTTCATTTCCGCTGGTGTTGACCGCGGCAAGGTTAACGGCATCAGCCCAGGTTCCGTCTGAATTTTTAGTGGTCCTGTAAATATCTGTTCCCCCTTTTCCACCAGGCATATTGGAAACGAAGTACAGGGTGTTTCCGTCGGCAGCAATGGAAGGATCTCCTACAGAATATTCATTAACGCGGTTGTATCTGAAAGGTACTGGTTTCCCCCATGTACCGTTAGCATCTTTGGTACTGCTGTATATTTCCAGGTTAATGGTTGCGGTCTGTCCTTTTTTACGGGTAATTTTTTCAGGAATCCTGGTCATGGTGAAATACAGTGTATTCCCATCTGCAGTGAAACTGGCAGCGCCAATATGGTAATTGGTCTGTGCGTTAAGGGCAAAGAATTTCAGACTGTCTGTGGCTTCACTTTTTTCATACAGGCGGAGATATTCATTTCCGGTCCATCCGTAATTGTTGGGATCAGGTAATTTGGTAGGTCCGTCAAATTTGAAGAATGGTTTTGATTTTTTAGTGTCTCCGGACTGATTACGATCAGAGGTGAAAACGATTCCTTTATTATATGTGATTGCACCCCAGTCAGAGCCGGTGCTGTTAAGTCCTTTTTCATTTAAAAGAGTTACTGGTACAGGATTTTTGATCCAGTATTTTGCTGAATCGCAGGAGGCCAGCCAGATCTGCTGCTGAGCCGGGCTGACGTCTGGTTTCAGACTGATATATTTCTGATAGGCAGTTTTAGCTTCATCGTATTTGGCATTGTTCTGCAGAGCTTTGGCGTAATACAAAGTATTTTCGGGATTGCTTTGAGGCATGGCCGAAGCGATAGCATACCAGCTTTCGGCCTGCGGGTAATTATCTACGAGCTGATAGGTTTCTGCCAGGCGCTGTGCAGCATGGAGTGTTTGTTTTTTATGATAAGCCTTTTGATATAATTCTATGGCTTTGTTATAATTGAATAATTCAAATTGGGTATCGGCCTCTTTGAGGACGTACTGTGCTTTTACCTTAGCTGTCAGTGACAGCAGGAGTATGGCGGTGAATATACCTGACTGGATTGTTTTCATGCTATGGATCAATGGGACGCGTTAGGATAAATTATAAATTTATTGATGTTTCGATACGGCTGAATGATTGATCTAGAAATACCTCGGAGATCTCATTCTGGTGTTTTTGGTATTGAAATAATAGCCGATAGATATTTCATGAGTACCACTGCTGTATCCCTGCAAAGGCCCGATGGAGATGTCATAAGCATAACCTACTCTTAAGGATTTGCTTGGGAAGACCTCGATGGCAGCAACTGCAGAGTTTCTGTTACTCAGGTCTCTTTGCAGATAATCTTTGTTATAGAGTTTTACCCCCGTACGGTAAGCACCACCTACCCATATTCTGTCCATGAAGAGTACAAAAGCATTGATGTCTAAACTGGTTGGTCCGCCGCGGTCATCCTTAAGCAGGAAGGAAGGTTTTAATAAAATATCCTGTCCCAGTGGAATGAGTGTACCTGCGGTTAAGTAGTAATGTGGTTTAGGTTGGGGAATAAAGGCATAACGGTCCACATTGATGTACTGAGCAATCAGGTTATCGGCAGAGAAACCAGCAAAGAAACGGTCATCTGAATAATATACCCCGACCCTGGCATCGGGCAGTACGGTATTTTGTGTTCCCGTAGGCTGATCAGGCTCCCTGTCATTAGGATCTAACATCGAGCCGTCGATTCCTAATTGCACCATGCCCAGGCCCACACCAAAGGCAAGTCTTGAAGTGCCGCTTTCATTCATCTTCAGTCGGTATGCATAATTGGCATAGGCAGCCAGATTACTCTGGGCGCCGAGTTTATCGGCTGATACCTGCAAAGCAAGTCCGACATTGCCGTTGTTGGCATTGGCATCCACGGCCAGTGAGAAGGTCGTGGGAGCGCCTTTGATCCCTGTCCACTGACTGCGGTAAAAACTATGCAGGTTCAATTGTTCTTTATAGCCCGCATAAGCCGGGTTGATATAAATACCGTTGAACATATACTGGCTAAACTGTGCATCCTGCTGAGCTTTGATGAGTTTAGCAGGAAGGAGCAGGCTCAAGACCAACACTAATAATAACAAGCTTCTTTTCATACGGGTATAATTAATTCTATTCTTCAATCTGATTGTGTTTCGGTAGTATTTTTTAATGTGCCCGGACTATCAGTTAAGTCCGGGCTGTCAGCTATTATTTTTTGAAAGCCCGGATCAAGGTGATATATCCTTTAAAGACCTGCCATTCCGCATTTGCTCCTTTAGGTTTGACACGCAGCAGGTAGTAATAAGTACCTTCATTTAATCCTTCCCCAGTCCAGGTGTTCTGGTAGTTTTTCTGTCTGTATACTTCATTACCCCATCTGTTGACAATGCTTAGTTCATTATCTCCATACTGGTTGAGTCCTCTGATTTCAAAGACATCATTTGTACCATCTCCGTTTGGCGTGAACAGGTTAGGGATCTTGACTTCAAAGAAG
This portion of the Pedobacter lusitanus genome encodes:
- a CDS encoding OmpA family protein; protein product: MKTIQSGIFTAILLLSLTAKVKAQYVLKEADTQFELFNYNKAIELYQKAYHKKQTLHAAQRLAETYQLVDNYPQAESWYAIASAMPQSNPENTLYYAKALQNNAKYDEAKTAYQKYISLKPDVSPAQQQIWLASCDSAKYWIKNPVPVTLLNEKGLNSTGSDWGAITYNKGIVFTSDRNQSGDTKKSKPFFKFDGPTKLPDPNNYGWTGNEYLRLYEKSEATDSLKFFALNAQTNYHIGAASFTADGNTLYFTMTRIPEKITRKKGQTATINLEIYSSTKDANGTWGKPVPFRYNRVNEYSVGDPSIAADGNTLYFVSNMPGGKGGTDIYRTTKNSDGTWADAVNLAAVNTSGNERNPFPAADGNFYFSSDGLIGMGGLDIYKARQNAAGLANPVNLGYPVNSPQDDFAYNMDLKGKGFIASNRPGGTGNDDIYSFTAQMILYFKLEGTVYDRKTNLPLSGAIVTLNKQNGGTLTAVTNNQGTFNFNLDQAADYTLKGEKANYSSDAAALTTKNLNQSENLHKDLFLETIVLNKPIRIENIYYDFDKADIRPDAARELDKLVSTLKTNETIWIELSSYTDSRGRDEYNQWLSQKRANSAVSYIISRGIDKARITARGYGETHLINRCANGVKCSDAMHQLNRRTEFKVVRQ
- a CDS encoding PorP/SprF family type IX secretion system membrane protein, giving the protein MKRSLLLLVLVLSLLLPAKLIKAQQDAQFSQYMFNGIYINPAYAGYKEQLNLHSFYRSQWTGIKGAPTTFSLAVDANANNGNVGLALQVSADKLGAQSNLAAYANYAYRLKMNESGTSRLAFGVGLGMVQLGIDGSMLDPNDREPDQPTGTQNTVLPDARVGVYYSDDRFFAGFSADNLIAQYINVDRYAFIPQPKPHYYLTAGTLIPLGQDILLKPSFLLKDDRGGPTSLDINAFVLFMDRIWVGGAYRTGVKLYNKDYLQRDLSNRNSAVAAIEVFPSKSLRVGYAYDISIGPLQGYSSGTHEISIGYYFNTKNTRMRSPRYF